One window of Bos indicus isolate NIAB-ARS_2022 breed Sahiwal x Tharparkar chromosome 18, NIAB-ARS_B.indTharparkar_mat_pri_1.0, whole genome shotgun sequence genomic DNA carries:
- the LOC109571771 gene encoding vomeronasal type-1 receptor 4-like, producing MLASDAILEFFFISQICIGLMGNSVLFKLKMCTFITRSHLKKPIDVIFIHLTLVNVLTIMFKLIPDVMSSFGVRHFLDDVGCKATLFTHRVTRGLSICTTALLSAYQAITISPVHSKWAWLKLKLSTCIYPSFLFFWVINMLIYIHIIKTVVANLNFTIVGSGYSTLYCQTNQLEHHYYSMAFLSVILIRDLLFVSLMAWSSLYMVTLLYKHRRRALHIHSPTLSPRPSPEIQATHIILLLVSCFVLFYFSDNFITLYLFYRHEKNWRLKRMNGIISSCYPVICPFVLMKNNKIVSKCISSISKMRMTFSRRTVKR from the coding sequence ATGCTAGCGAGTGATGcaattttggaatttttcttcATATCTCAGATCTGTATTGGGCTCATGGGGAACTCGGTCCTCTTCAAGTTAAAAATGTGCACTTTCATAACTCGGTCTCACCTGAAAAAGCCCATTGATGTCATATTCATACACCTGACTTTGGTCAATGTCTTGACCATCATGTTCAAGTTGATACCAGATGTCATGTCATCCTTTGGAGTACGACACTTTCTAGACGACGTTGGTTGTAAAGCGACTTTGTTCACACACAGAGTTACACGGGGTCTTTCCATCTGTACCACCGCTCTCCTGAGTGCCTACCAAGCCATCACCATCAGTCCTGTTCATTCTAAGTGGGCGTGGCTTAAATTGAAACTCTCTACGTGTATTTacccctctttccttttcttctgggtCATCAACATGCTTATCTATATCCACATCATCAAAACAGTAGTAGCCAATCTCAACTTCACAATTGTTGGTTCTGGGTATTCCACACTATATTGCCAAACTAACCAGTTGGaacaccactactattcaatggCATTTTTGAGTGTCATCTTGATTCGAGATCTCCTGTTTGTGAGCCTCATGGCGTGGTCCAGTCTCTACATGGTGACCCTTCTCTACAAACACCGCCGGAGAGCCCTGCATATTCACAGCCCCACCCTCTCTCCCCGGCCCTCTCCTGAAATCCAAGCCACCCACATCATTCTTCTCCTAGTCAGCTGCtttgtcttgttttatttctcagaCAATTTTATTACcctttatctgttttatagacATGAGAAAAATTGGAGACTGAAGAGAATGAATGGAATAATTTCTTCCTGCTATCCAGTGATCTGCCCTTTTGTGctgatgaaaaataataaaattgtttccaaatgtatttcttccatttcaaagatgagaatGACCTTTTCTCGAAGAACAGTGAAGAGATGA
- the LOC109571772 gene encoding LOW QUALITY PROTEIN: putative vomeronasal receptor-like protein 4 (The sequence of the model RefSeq protein was modified relative to this genomic sequence to represent the inferred CDS: substituted 1 base at 1 genomic stop codon) → MFTSDEIWGFFHMFQICVRFMGNSLLFMFYMYTFLTHYHMKNPIDLIFIHLTLVNILNIMFNLIQHFMSSFGDRYFLDDIGCKATLYTYRVTQGLSICTTTLLSAYQAITISPIQSNWAWLKSKLSTCVYPSFLFFWVINMLIYIHIIKTVEARRNFAIVQFSSVAQSFFQICCQPMQATPHNSMEFLSVMVIXDLLFVFLVIWSSLYMSLPPSLVTSAGSQQ, encoded by the exons ATGTTTACAAGTGATGAAATTTGGGGTTTTTTCCATATGTTTCAAATTTGTGTCAGGTTCATGGGAAATTCATTGCTTTTCATGTTCTATATGTACACCTTCTTAACTCATTATCACATGAAAAATCCAATAGATTTAATATTCATACACTTGACCTTGGTCAACATTTTGAATATCATGTTTAACTTGATACAACATTTCATGTCATCCTTTGGAGACAGATATTTTCTGGATGATATAGGTTGTAAGGCAACTTTGTATACATACAGAGTTACCCAGGGTCTTTCCATCTGTACCACCACTCTCCTGAGTGCCTACCAAGCCATCACCATCAGTCCTATTCAGTCTAATTGGGCATGGCTTAAATCAAAACTCTCTACGTGTGTTtacccttctttccttttcttctgggtCATCAACATGCTCATCTATATCCACATCATTAAAACTGTAGAAGCCAGACGCAATTTcgcaatagttcagttcagttcagtcgctcagtcgt ttttccaaatttgctgtcaacCTATGCAAGCCACACCACACAATTCAATGGAATTTTTGAGCGTCATGGTGATTTGAGATCTCCTCTTCGTGTTCCTCGTGATATGGTCCAGTCTCTACATGTCTCTACCACCATCTCTAGTAACCAGTGCAGGAAGCCAACAATAA